A genomic window from Chrysoperla carnea chromosome 3, inChrCarn1.1, whole genome shotgun sequence includes:
- the LOC123295648 gene encoding lipopolysaccharide-induced tumor necrosis factor-alpha factor homolog, with protein sequence MDNKQHGNPPPYSQAPPPGPGFHVPPTAPPPVVLVPSNVGPDPATITCPSCRANIRTRIEYESTTKTHLFALLLFLIGCWPCCCIPYCMDSCNNANHYCPNCGSFIGSYKS encoded by the exons atggataataaaCAACACGGTAACCCACCACCATATTCACAAGCTCCCCCACCAGGACCTGGATTTCATGTTCCTCCAACGGCTCCACCACCCGTAG ttttagTTCCTAGTAATGTTGGGCCCGATCCTGCAACGATCACATGTCCCAGTTGTCGAGCAAACATCCGAACCAGAATAGAATACGAATCTACTACTAAAACACATTTGTTTGCACTTTTATTGTTTCTAATTGG ATGTTGGCCATGTTGTTGTATACCATACTGTATGGACTCCTGTAATAATGCAAATCATTATTGTCCAAATTGTGGAAGTTTCATTGGATCATATAAATCCTAA